CCTCCCCGGCCCGGGCCACACCAGGGCGTTTACGGCATTGGTCCGGGTGGTTTTCACCGCAACCGGCGCGAAGGAGAGAAACAGGTAGGACCTCTGGAACAGTACGAGCCGCTCGAAGTAGTGCTTGTTCATCTTGCCCTCGAAGTAGGTCTGCTGCGTTTTGTCTTCGCGGTAGGGCCGGTCGTAGTAGACGTCGGGTTTTCTGTACGATGGTGCCCACCGGCAGGGGCCGCATCACGCCCACGTGCTGTTTGAAGGCGTCGTAACTTCGACCGTCCAGCTTTCCATCTCGGCCGGCTCAATCACGAAGCTCACGGCGACGCGGCCGTCCTTGAAGACCACCTTTGTTTTCTTCAAAGGAATGTATCGGCATCACCGCGTTAAACGCGGTTGTTTTGCGTTTTTTTGCCATGAGGGGGAAAGGGCACAGGGTCCCACGCCAGGTGGCAGGCTGAATGAAGGTGTAGAAAAGCCACCCCATCAGAAAGTCATGAGCCCGGGTCCGGGTGAGGGAAGGCAGGCCCAGGAGGAGGCCGATTTCGACAGGATACCCAGCAGAGTCAGACCTACTGCGCGGAACCTTGACCGCTATGCCCAGAAAAAGCCGAGCAACAGCACGGAGCCGATGAACAGGCCCACCAGTAGGCCCAGGTCCTGCAGGTTCATGCCTGGTGCCTGGGTGGGCTGTTTGATGGATTTATAGGAGCGCATCGTGGCAGCGGCTTAGTTGGTCAAGCCGCCGCCTTCGCTGCCACCCACGGCACTCACTTCGTCGTCCTTGAAGAGCTGGAAGCCGAACCAGAGCAGCACCCCGCCCACGAGCCAGCCCTGGGAGCCCAGCGCGTCTGGGGAGCCCTGACAAACTTCATCACCACCCGAATCAACGCCGATTATGAGGATGATGGCGAAAATGACCTGCACGATGCCACCGACTTTCTCCTCTGACCTGGGTGAGGGGCCGTTCGGCGCTTTAGGCCCTGGCCGCGCTGGCTGAGAGGGCCAGTACTTTCGTATGCGCGCGAAGGCGCGCTGCTCCAACTTAGAGGGTTGGTAGGCCTGGTCGGCCGCCAGCAGATCTGAGTCGTTGGCGGCGGCAGAAGAAGCCGTAGGCGGGAGGTGAACAGGGGTGTTTGCATGGAAATGTAGGAGGGTGAAAAGGTGAATAGGGTGAGAGGTAGGCCCGCGCCTCAGGCAGTAGCGGGTGCGGCGCGCTGGTTTTTCAGCGCCTCGTTCATCACCAGGCGCATTTTTGGCCCCGCCGCTCGGCGGCGGTCAACTCCACGCCGCGGTTGTGCGCGTCGGTCGCCGGGGGCGCTGGGGCCGTGATGTAGTTGTGCTTGGCCCCTTCGGGCAGCTGGCCCGCTTCTGCCGCAGCCGGGGAGTCTGGTCATCGGCCTGACTATCAGCTGCGATTGCCGCGGCCGTTTCCGTCGGGGCGTCCGTCGGGGCTGCTTCCGCTTCTGCCACCGCCACGTCAGCCGCCGCGTCCGCCACGGAGGCGCTTGCGGCGGCGCATCCTGAAGTCGGCCAGCCGATAGTGCCGGGTGCGCAGCGAGGCGTGGTTGCCGTCGAGCGCGGGCGAGGCCAGGGTACTGCCGGCACCCGCTGGCATGGCGTAGCGCCACCAAAGCCCGCCCAGGGCCACTAGGAGCAGAAAGAGCACCAACCACAGCATGGGTTTCCCAAGCAACAGGTCGAAGTTTTTTATGAGCAATTGCGGCAACTATACGGAGCACTTCCGTATAAGTTCTGTTTTAGGAGAAGTTTTGAAGAAGCTACGCCGAAGCTTTGCGGGTGTTCTTGCCCCGAAGCCGACGTGGTTAAATGCCCGCAGCAAGTGTGGTAGTGCAGACGGCCGGCTGGTTTGCTACCTTGCGCGCCCTCCAATTGCTGCTGCATGAACACTTCTATTCCCACTCCCCGACTACTACCCCAGTAGAGCCGGTCAATGCGGGCTTTCCTGACCCCGCGCTCATCGTTTCCTATGCCACCGTTCTGCGCCACATCCGCCACCGCCTCAACACGCTACTGCACGGGCAGCTCAAGCCCTGGGCCCAGCAGCATAAGTTCAACTACGCCCGGCTGATTGAAATCAAAAAAGCTGGAGGAGGAAACCCAGGCCGTGCTCTTGCAGCGGCTGATGACCCACTTCCAGTTCCCCACCGAGCTGCTGCGCATCATCGTGCACCAGTCGCGCCGCCACTTTTTCCTGTTCACCTCGCCCGACAGCCTGACCCGCTTCAAGGCCGAGCTCAACCTCTTCGACAACCCACCCTTCGACGCCCCGGCGCCACCTACTACGCCCACTTCATCCCCTAACTAGCGGAAAGGCCCTGGAGCCCGACCGCTCCACGTTGCTCTTTCCCTATGCCTGCTTCCGTTGCTTCCCGCCGCCCGGCCAGCAAACCTGCGACTACCCCGGCCGCCTTGGGCCCCAACTGCCCAATCCGGCTCTGGCCATAGCCTATGATGAAGCCCGGCGCTACGTGCAGCTGCGACTGCGCAGCCTGCCCCACGGGGGCCTGCGGGCCACCTGCACCGCCTATGGCTTTCCCTACACGACCAGCGTGGGCCTGAAAACCGGTAGCCTGCAGCGCGAAGAGTACCGCCTGGTGCAGAAGCACCTGCGCGTGTTCGGCTTCGAGACCGAACTGGTGCGCCTGTACGTGAGCGGCCAGCTCTGCGAGCACTACCTTTTGCCGACGCGGCGCTGTTGGCTACGCTGCGCGAGCAGCTGGCCGCCCACGAGGAGCTGGTCAGCTAGCTGCCCTCCCCTACTGCTTTTTGGTTTTGATTCCTGCCCCGGATTCCGGCGGCGCGGCTGGTTTGTACCCCTTCCATTCTACTTCTATGCCCGCAACTTCTCCCCGCGCGACAACGACCCGCAGGAGCTCGACCGCTTCAAGCAATCCATTGACCTGGCGGACTACGCCACCCGGCGCCACGGCTACGACGTGAAAAAGGCCGGCCCCCGTGGTCACTGGCACCAGCTGGAAAAGGACAGCGAGATGCTCATCGTCTCCCGCAAGGGCGACCACCAGGTGTACCTGAACCCCGGCGACGACCGGGACTCCGGCTCCATCATCGACTCCGTGAAAACCCGCGAAAACCAGACCCTGGGCCAGGTGCGGCAGACCCTGCGCCAGTACTTGGGCGAGCCCGAGCAAGGCTGGCAGGCGGCCACCTCCCCCACTGCCCGCCCCGGCGGCGTACGCACCCACGCCCACCGGGCCGACCGAGATGGAATCGGAGGCCGAGCGCCGGGCCCGTCTCGTGGCGGCGGTGATGGGCACCCACGCCACGCTAACCGACCGCAGCTACCTGCATAATCGCCATCTCTCCGATGAGACCATCGACAGCCCGGCTTTTCAGGTGCGGGTCTTCACCAGCCAGCAGGGCAACTTCCGCAACACGGCTTTTCCCCTCTACAACGAGCACGGCATTGCCACCGTGGAGCAGCGCAACAACGAGTACAAGCACTTGCTGCAGCTGCCCAAAACCGGGGTGTGGGTGTCGCACCCCACCGAGGGCAAGGACACGCCCGTGCAGCGTATGGTGGTGTCGGAGAGCCCCGTGGATGCCATGAGCTACCACCAGCTCCACCACCGCGGCGCGCAAGGGCAGCCCAACACGCTTTACGGGGCCACCAGCGGCACCGTCACCGAGCGGCAGGTGGAACTCATTCAAAAGCTCATTGACAAGCAGGAGCCGAAGGAGCTGGAGCCATGGCGAACGACAACGACGCCGCCGGCCGCCGCTTCAACATCAATTAACCTCAACGAGCTGCAGGTGCCGCGCCGGGCCGGAAGCCGATGGCCAGGTGGCCTACGACGAAGCCCCCGCCCGGTAGAGCGGCACGCCACAGCCGCCGGCAGGTACCACACCGCCCTGCGGGTGGAGTATCACCACGCCACTCGTGCCGAGGGTACCGAGCAGCTGAGCCAGCTCACCGCGCAGGTGCAGCAGCTACGGCCGGCGGCGGACGAAACGGTGGTCCTGGAGGTGCAGCGGGCCACCCGGCAGGAAACCGTCGTGCGCCTGGTTGTTCCCAATGCTGACAGCCACGCCCTCGAAGACCTGGCCCGCACCCTGCACGCCCAGCGCGAAACGCAGCGCGAGCAGCTTGAGCGCCAGTCCCAAGAGCCAGGCCGGCAGCCCGAGAACTTTATTCGCACCGAGTACGCCATCAGCAAGGACTTTAACCGCGACCTGGAGCTGTTAAGTCAGGGCCTCAGCCGCGAGCAAATTGCACAGCAAGCCCGCACCGACGAACTGGCCAAGGAGCAGCTACGCCAGGAAAAAGCCCGTCAGGAACAGGAGCAGCGCCAGCAGGCTCAGCAGCGCGAAGCCGAGCGTGAGCAGGCAGCCAGCTCACCGGAGGCTCAGCACCGGGATGCTGAGCACCGGCGTCAGGCTGCTGGGCTCGTAGTCGCAGCGGCCAGCGGCGACCCAGCCCTGCAGCGGGCCGTGCAGCTGACGGTAACCGAGCCCACTCCGGCGGATGAGGCCACACCCAGCCAGGCCCAGCAGATGCGGGAG
The DNA window shown above is from Hymenobacter sp. J193 and carries:
- a CDS encoding toprim domain-containing protein — its product is MESEAERRARLVAAVMGTHATLTDRSYLHNRHLSDETIDSPAFQVRVFTSQQGNFRNTAFPLYNEHGIATVEQRNNEYKHLLQLPKTGVWVSHPTEGKDTPVQRMVVSESPVDAMSYHQLHHRGAQGQPNTLYGATSGTVTERQVELIQKLIDKQEPKELEPWRTTTTPPAAASTSINLNELQVPRRAGSRWPGGLRRSPRPVERHATAAGRYHTALRVEYHHATRAEGTEQLSQLTAQVQQLRPAADETVVLEVQRATRQETVVRLVVPNADSHALEDLARTLHAQRETQREQLERQSQEPGRQPENFIRTEYAISKDFNRDLELLSQGLSREQIAQQARTDELAKEQLRQEKARQEQEQRQQAQQREAEREQAASSPEAQHRDAEHRRQAAGLVVAAASGDPALQRAVQLTVTEPTPADEATPSQAQQMRELLRKAGAQIELRAETDPTSGQLRSELDVRYQPHGTPGGLRQLSQTLDALDKSPLVTLTEPVDEQAERRRLAAAPPEQQSVTKTAIIRIDEPEPQPGANGQAEAVAEQLRAAGLNTGSLRSATDPATHQRHSEIEVSYRLDQPNLARVSAALDDVARQPGAHLHEHAADRAERHRLAPSGISASTLAERTAGPER